GGGTCGGCCGGCTTTTCCAGAGTGAAATAGGTTTTCAGTCTCCGCCGCAGCTCCTCGGTTGCCGGCAGGGGGAAATTTGAGAGCAGGCGATGGGTTGGTAAAATGGCCAGGCCGGGGCTTGACATGCTGGAAAAATAACTCATGACGTAATCCCAGGGCCGGTTGTGATCCTGGTTGTCGGGATGGGCGGCATTCATTTCCTGCTGGTAAAGCAAGGCGGTTTCATAGCGATGGTGGCCGTCGGCGATAAAAATTTCCCGGTCTTGAAGATGCTTCTGGGCGGCGGCGATGGCCTTTTTGTCGGTAATGCGCCAGAGCCGCCGCGTGACGCCCTCATCGTCCGTGAAGGTCAGCATGGGTTCGGCGGAACGCGCCTGTTGCAGGGTCTTTTCCAGGGTGTTGCGCTCGTCTTCGTAGAGGGTGAAAATCTGGCTGAAGTTGGCCCGGCAATGGCGGGTCAGTTGCAGGCGGTCTTCCTTGGGGGCGCGCATGGTTTTTTCATGGGGGCGCACCGTGTTTTTTCCCGCTTCAAGTTTAAAGCGGCCGATAAAGCCCCGCCGGCAGTAGTTTTTGCCCAGAGCAGTGAATTCCTCTTCGAGGTCGTAAAGCGCCGGTGTGGTATCGCTGATCAGAATTTTGTCGGCCAGCCATTGCCTGAAGGTGGTCGCGGCGTCGGCGAATTCACTCTCGGGGCGACTGCCGCCCATCTCCTGGGCCGCCTTGCCGAGAATCAGGCGGATGATATTGTAGGGGTTGCGCTTTTCGAGAGCGGATTTGCCGGCGGCAGTGATGACGTCATAGGGCGGCGCCGTTACCGCCGCCATGTCGTCGATCAGTTCAGGATTGTAAAAGATGCCGTTGAAAGCCTCGATCTGGGGCATGGAAATTCTCCGGTTGTGTCTGAAGGTTTGAGTTGATCTCGTTTTTATTTCAATTCAGGCCGTTGCGATTTCAGCCACCCAGAATATCCAGGGCTCCGACCACGAAAAGAATAATGCTGACATAGCCGTTGACCGTGAAAAAGGCGGTGTCGATGCGGCTGAGGTCGTCCGGGCTTAAAAGCTCGTGTTCATAATGAAGCAGGGCGGCAACCACCAGCAGAGCGCAAAAGAAAAGCCAGTCCAGTGCCGGCGTTATGAGAAAGATAACAAACAGGGCCCCGAGCATGAGCAGGTGCAGCTTGCGCGCCAGTGTCAGCGTGGCTGCGACGCCGATGGCGGCGGGGATTGATTTGAGCCCGACGCTTTGGTCGAAGTCGATATCCTGCAGAGCGTAAAGCAGATCAAAACCGCTGACCCAGCAGCCGACCGCCAGCCCCAGAATCAGCGGGGTCGGGGCGAGGGCGCCGGTCACCGCGATCCAGGCGCCGAGAGGAGCCAGGGCCAGGCAGAAGCCAAGAATGTAATGGGTGTGGGGGGTAAAACGTTTTGCCAGGGAGTAGGAGGTCAGAATTATGATAATGTAGGGCGCCAGGTGCAGGCAGAGCGGATTGAGGGCGGCGGCGGCCAGAATGAAAACCAGATAACTGAGCATGGTCAGCCACAGAACCTGGCGGATGGTAATCAGGCCGGCGGGCAGGGCGCGGTCGCGGGTGCGGGGGTTTTTCGCGTCAAAGCCGGCATCCAGCAGGCGATTGGCGCCCATGGCTCCGGTTCGGGCGCCGGCCATGGCGACGATAATCCAGAAGATCTTCCAGATTCCCGGCAGGCCGTCAGCCGCCAGCATGGCGGCCAAAAGAGCAAAAGGCAGGGCGAAAATCGTATGAGAGAACTTGACCATTTCCAGAAAAGTGCGTATCTGAGGCTTGGTTTCTTTGCGGACGGCTTGCTTTTCCATGTTCTTTGTCCTCAAAAAAAAGAATTGTAATGATTCGGTCCCGGGTCTGGGGAAAATGGGTTGTTCCGGGGTCGTTGGCTTAAGACCTGGATTCCCCGGATGACCTGATGGGCTGAATAGTTACAAAAGGGATTTGCCTTTTTGGTTCAGCCGTGCGGGCCGGAATCGGTTACTGTCCGGGACTTGTCCGGTCTTGACGACCGAGCCCCTTTACTCTATTTGGCGTGATGTTGCAAGGGCTGTTTTGCCTGGCCGGGGTTCATCGTCCGGGTTTTCAGTCTTGAGATATTATCGTTTTACGGTTGCTTGCAGGTCGGGAGTTGATGATGGCGGATTTGGCGGTTTCAATGGGGGATCCGGCCGGGGTCGGACCCGAGGTCACGGTTCGGGCCCTGGCGCGGCAGACACCGGAACAGCGTCGGGAGATTGTGGTGGTGGGCGAAGCGGCTTGGTTGCGCCGGGTTGCCGAGCGGCTCGGCGGCGCCGCCCGAAGCCTGGTTTTTGCTGAAACTGGAGGCGGCGAAGCGGATTTAGGCGCCGGGGGTTCGGCTGAGATTGTCAGGGTCAGCAATCCTCTGGCCCGGGCGCTGCCGGCGCTGCTTTTGGGGCTTGATCACGCGGCTTTCGGCGAGGCTTCGTTTCGCTACGTCGAACGTGGAGTGGAACTGGTGCGTCAGGGCCGTTGCCGCGCTCTGACCACCGCTCCGATTTCAAAACATGCCTGGCATCTGGCCGGTCATAATTATCCCGGGCATACCGAACTGCTGGGCGAGCTGGCCGGGGTCGCGGCTGTCGGCATGATGTTCTGGGGCCGTCGGCTGAAGGTTCTGCTGGCGACGACTCATATTCCCCTGGCCCGGGTGGCGGAGGCCCTGACCCCTGATCTGCTGCGCGACAAGGTGCTGATGCTGCATGCTTTCATGGGGAAAATCGGAATGGCCGGGGAGATCGGGGTGGCGGCCTTGAATCCGCATGCCGGCGAACGGGGGGCCTTCGGCGATGAGGATGATCGTCTCTTGCGTCCGGTGTTGGCGGAGCTGCGGCGCGAAGGAGTGCCGGTGTCCGGTCCGGTGCCGGCGGACACGCTTTTTTATCAAGCCTTGCAGGGGCGCTATGCGGTGGTGGTCGCGCTCTATCATGATCAGGGGCTGGCGCCGTTCAAGATGCTCCATTTCCATGACGGGGTGAATCTGTCTCTGGGTTTGCCTTTTTTCAGGACTTCCGCTGATCATGGTACGGCGTTTGATATTTCTCGTGATTTTATCGCCGACAGTCGCAGTATGGAAGAGGCGCTGGATCTGGCCCGCAGATTGTCAAGTAATTATTAAAATATTTTGTTTTAGCATTATTATAAATCCGTTTTGCCGGGCGCATGAAAAGCTTGACAGTGGTTTTTTTTTCGGCTATAACGCTTGCCGTGTAACTTTTTTTTAAGCTGCTGTTTGTTTGTGGCAGGCGCCACTTCGCAGTATTTTTTATTCAGGGTTTGATGCGGCGGGCAAGGGGGCTCGGATGATGGTTAAAAGGGAAAAATCAAATTATATAATTCAGGCCGTGGTGCACGCCCTGTCATTGCTTGAAGAATTCAGCGGGGATGTCGACGAACTTGGGGTCACTGAGCTCAGTAAGCGCCTTAAACTGCATAAAAACAACGTGTTTCGTTTGTTGGCGACGCTGGAGGAAAAGGGTTATATCGAGCAGAATAAAATCACCGAAAATTATCGTCTGGGCATCAAAAGTCTGGAGTTGGGGCAGACCTTTATTCGGCAGATGGGGGTTCTGCGTCAGGCCCATCCGGTGATGGAAAAGCTTTGCAAGGATTTACGCGAGAACGTTTATGTCGGGGTGATCCGCAATCATAATGTGGTTTATCTGGACGTGGTTGAGTCGGATCAGGCGGTGCGGGTGGTTTCCCGGGTCGGCTCGCAGCTGCCGGTCTGGTGTTCCGCCATCGGCAAGGCGCAGGTCGCCTCGATGAATGCCGGAGAACTGGAAAAGATTCTGCCTCCGGTCAAGAACTGGGAGGCCTGTACGCCCAAATCAATTCGGGACAAGGATGCTTTTTTTAGTGAACTGGAGCGGATTCAGGGGCAGGGCTACGCCATCGATGACGAGGAATATGATCATGACGTCAAATGCGTCGGGGCCGCGATCCGTGACTATACTAAAAGGGTGGTGGCCGGGATCAGTGTTTCCGGGCCTTCTTTCCGGTTGACGGATGAATGCATCCAGAATAAGGTCGCGCCGGCGGTCAAACAGGCGGCGGCTGAAATTTCCCGTCGTCTCGGTTATGAAATCACCCTGCAGATCGAAGAAAAAAGCGGGCCGGCATCCGTGTGACCGCTGGCGGAGTTGCAGCTTGCAAAGCATCCTCAGGGGTGAAACTCCGAGGATGTTTTGCTGAAAATGTGTAACCCCGGTAAGGGCCGTGTCAGCAGCTCACAGTTTAGATTGGTTTGAAAAATCAAGTCAATGCAGGGTGAGGGAGCTTGTTCTCAGGCCGCAATAGCCGTTAGGGGCCGGCGGCTTGCTTCGCGTTGAGCTTATGTTTTGGTCCGGTTTCGCTGATGTTCTGAAAAAAAAGTTGTTTTTAACGCCTTGGCGGGTGCAAGTTGAATAAGCCGTCGGCCGCAGGCCATGTCTATATTCATTTACCGTTCTGTCACTCGCGTTGCTCTTATTGTTCCTTTGTCTCGGTCGCCGTTGATCGGGTTCCGGAAGCCGAATACCTGGAGGCTCTGCTGGCCGAGCTTGATTGTCGCCGCCGGCTTTTCCCCGAGCTTTTCCACCCTCTTGCCAGCCTTTATTTCGGCGGCGGTACGCCGTCGCTTTTTTCGCCCTCTTTTTTTTCCAAGATTATCGAGTATCTGAGTGAGACCCCGGGGTTTGCCGAAGACTTCGAAATTACGCTGGAAGCCAATCCCGCCGATGTCGAGCTTTGGCGGATGGAAGGCTATCGCGCTGCCGGGGTCAACCGGGTAAGTCTGGGCGTGCAGACCTTTGACGAGCGGGGTTTGAAAATCCTGGGCCGTCGGCATGATGCCGAGAGCGCGGTTCAGGCAATCTCCGTATTACGTCGGGCCGGATTCGAGAATCTGAGTTTTGACCTGATCTATGCCTGGCCGGAACAAGAAATCAGTCAGCTGGAGGTCGATCTTGAACGATTGGTTTCCCTCGCGCCCGAACATGTTTCCGCCTATGTTCTCTCGCTGGAACCGGGGACTCAAATGAAGGCCGAGGTCGCGGCGGGCCGCTTGCGGTCTTTAAGCGAAGCCGTCCAGCGGGAAATGATGGAACTGGTGAGTCGCCGCCTGGAAAGGGGAGGGCTGCGGCGGTATGAAGTTTCGAACTATGCCCGGGAGCGAAAGTTTCAGGCGCAACACAACCTGGCTTGTTGGCGGATGCGGGATTTCATCGGGCTTGGCGCCGGGGCCTGCGGTAATTGGAAAGGCCGCCGTCATCAGGATTCGTGGGCCGAGCACTATTGCAATCTGGCCGATCCTTTTTTGTATATGGAAAAGCTCGCCGCCTGGCGTCGGGCCGCGGCGGCGGGTTTAGGTTTTCGACCCGAGGACCGGCTTTGGTCGGCGGTCGGCCGGGAGAGTTCCTGGAGCGAGACCGAAACCGTGGACCGCGAGGTTTCTTTTTCGGAAAGTCTGATGATGGGTCTGCGCCTGCGTCAGGGGGTTGAACTGGCTGAGCTTAAGGACGAGTTTGGCTGCGAATTGGTAGCCGACCTGCTGTCGCGGGCCCGTCCGCTCGAGTTGGAAGGTCTGCTGGCCCGCGACCGGCATGCTCTTAAAATAACCGACCAGGGTCTTTTTTTAAGTGACTCTATCCTGGCATTTCTGTTATGAAGATGGGGCTGAAGAGTTGCATTTCAGATAAAATTTCAGACGGAGAGATATAGGCATGAGCGCAAACGCCCGGCAGGCAATGACGGAATTTAAGGTAGACACGGAAAATCTTTATCGGGAAGAAAGCGTGACCGATCTCAAGGTCGCCTCGATCAGGGTTCTGATCCCGATTCACCCCGACGGCAGAGATGAGCTCGATCGCGACCGGGTCTATGTCGGCAGCACCCAGTTGATGTCGCCCGAAGGCCCGATACCGCTGCAGGCGCCGCTGCCCGCGGAGACTCTGGAGGAGGCGATGGCGGTTTTTCCCGAGGCGATGGCGGTTTTTCCCGAGGCGATGCGCCGGGCCCTGAACGACATGGTCGAAAAAAATCAAGGAAATGCAACAACAGCAGAAAATGCAGAGTATGGAAAAATCACGGATTATCATTCCCGGTCGCTGAGTCGGCCGCCGCTGAAAAATTTGGTCGGGTAAAAAATTGGCCGCCGATTAATCGTTGGGCTGAGTTGTGGTGCCGGATTGATAAGGCCGGTTGTCTCGCGTCGTTGGCGGAGGGGGCTGGAGGAAATTTATGAAAATCGCCAACCGTCTGAGTTCCCTGGTGGGAGCGACCCCGCTTTTGCGCCTTGATTTTTTAAGCCGCGAGAGCGGCGCGGAAGTGGTCGCCAAACTGGAGGCTTTTAACCCGCTTTCCAGTATCAAGGATCGGCTTGCGGTCGCCATGATTGATGCCGCCGAGGCGGACGGCGAATTGCTTCCCGGCGGTCTGATTATCGAGCCGACCAGTGGTAACACGGGTGTCGGCCTGGCCTTTGTCGCCGCCGAACGGGGTTATGGCCTGCTGCTGACCATGCCGGAGACGATGAGCCTGGAACGGCGCCGCTTGTTGTGGGCCTTGGGGGCGAAGCTGGTTCTGACTCCCGGTCCTGAAGGTATGAAAGGGGCCATCGCCGAAGCTTGTCGGTTGCAAGGGCAGAACCCCGGCAGCTTCATGCCGCAGCAATTTACCAACCCCGCCAATCCTGAATGCCATCGCCGAACCACCGCGCTTGAAATCTGGCGTGATTGCGGCGGCCGGATCGATTTTCTGGTGGCCGGGGTCGGAACCGGCGGGACGATTACCGGGTGCGGCGAGGTGCTTAAGGAAAAAAAGCCCGGGCTTAGGGTGATCGCGGTCGAGCCGGCGGAGTCGGCCGTGCTCTCCGGAGGCGAGCCCGGACCGCATCGCATTCAGGGGATCGGAGCCGGTTTCGTGCCGCCGGTGCTGAATCCGGCGGTCGTCGATGAAATCGTTAAAATATCCAGTGACGAAGCCGCCGCCATGACGCGCCGCTTGGCGACCGGCATGGGGCTGTTGGTCGGCATTTCCTCCGGCGCCGCCGCCTGCGCCGCCCTGAAAATCGCCGGCCGTCCCGAAAGCCGGGGGAAAATGATAATTGTGATCTTTCCCGACAGCGGCGAGCGCTATCTTTCCGGCGAGCTTTTCGCAAACGGCGCGGGCAAGGATGAAGGCCGTTCGATGAGTCGTCACGTGGTTCAGGGTGACAATCTTTGTCACCCTGACTGACAAATCATGTCGCCTGGGGCCGTGAATGCGGTTTCGATAACGAGAGTCTGCTTTTTGTTTTGGCTTTGCAATGCAGGCTAAGGGGCTGTTTTCCTTGAGCAGAAAAAATTTTTCCGCTTTTTTACCTGAAAAGGTTGCCGTGGTATCAACCTTGCTGTATAGTAATGCAAAAGCAGTGGTATGAAGTGAGCGCTGACTGCTTGAACAAAAAGAATTTTGTTGGTCGGTTATTCATGTTCTAAAGGAATGTTTTTTTTAACCCGTAGATCTTTTAAGCAACGTTTGAAAAGGAGCAAAGTCATGAAGAAGACACGTAAGAACAACCAAGGTTTCACGCTTATCGAATTAATGATCGTCGTCGCCATCATCGGTATTCTGGCCGCCGTGGCGATCCCCATGTACAAAAACTATATTCAGAAGGCCAGGGTCGCGAGCACGGTAATTCCCACGATCCATGCAGTGCAGACCAATATCGCCGCTTACTATGCGACGCACGATGGCGAGTTGCCGACAGCAGATACTTTGCTTACGGCCTTTATCAAGGATGCCGACACTTCGGCGGTCGACTGGAATACCGCTAAAACCAGTGGTGCTACTTATCAGTTCACGGTGAATACTCTCTCCAGCGCTGTCGGAGACATCGCCAAAGCATACGGTACTACTTTGACGGCTACTCCTACGACCTCCGATGAGAAAATTACCGGATGGAAGCTGGGCGGCGCTTTTGGCGATGCCGTTGGACTCAAGTAAACTTTAAATCACATTTATTGACAAAAAAGGGATGCGGTGGCGTCCCTTTTTTGTTGGCACTCACCGATGTCGTTCCCGAGGCCAGAGCAATTTACCTGGACTGATTTGTTATGAAAAGAGATAGCCTGTATTGTCGGAGCGGTATTTTCTCGGGTCTTGCCCGTGAATCATTCCTGTTCTACGCAATCGCGTTCATCATCCTGCCGATCATGGCTTTTTCGGCCTATTCTAACACTTTCAATTCACCTCTGATTCTCGATGATTATCATAGTTTTATTGACGAACCTAAAATTTATATAGATACCTTTGACCGGAATTCACTGCTTAAATTGTCGGAGACCAAGTTTGGCCTAAAGCGCTATCTTCCCTTGCTAACATTTTCTCTAGATCATCTGCGTGGTCGGGGTCGTTTGTCCGTGTATCACTTTACGAACTTGACCATCCATATTTTCGCATATTTAATGCTTTTATTTCTGATCAGTACATTGTTTAAAGTATTTTCCATTGATAGTCCAAAACAAACCAAGATCCCTAACCTCGATATTCTCATTGTTTTCGTCTCCGGTATGTGGCTGTTATGTCCTGTGCAGACCAATGCCGTAACTTATGTTGTCCAGCGCATGACGGCTTTGATGAGTTTGTTTTATTTTTTGTCCGTGGCGGCGTATCTTTTTGCCCGCATCGACCTGGAAAAAAGACAAAAAACAAGCTTGAAATCCATGCTGTTTTTCGCGGTTTCCCTGATGTCGGCCGTTATGGCGTTCTTAAGTAAAGAAAATTCGGCGATGTTGCCGCTGATGTTGTTTGTATCAGAGTTGCTTTTTTTTCGCTCCACAAGAAGGAAATTAAGAACCTGGCTTGGCAACCGGAGAATTATGGTAGTCTTGAGTTTGGTCTCGGTTCTTGTTTTTGTGTTTGGGTACAAATTTCTTTTGCCCGGCATTCTCGATGGTTACGCCAGTCGTCATTTCTCATGGTCGGAGAGACTGATGACTGAAGCCCGGGTCGTGGTCACCTATTTTTCCCTTCTCTTACTGCCCCTGCCGTCTCGTTTAAATCTTGAGCATGATGTAATTGTTTCAACCGGAATATTCTCTCCACCGACTACCTTTTTTTCCATCATTTTTATTGTGGGCATGGTCTCGGCCGCATACTGGATGCCGGAACGGCAAACATTGCTGAAATTTGGTTTGGCTTGGTTTTTTATGAATCTTGTAATCGAGTCAAGCATCGTACCTCTTGAACTGATGTTTGAGCATCGCTTATATCTTCCTTCTGTGGGAATCTTTATCATTCTGGGCATTACGGTTTTTAGTCTGATCAAAAAAATTCGCGGAAATCTATCGGATGATAAGGTCAGAAAAATTCTGATTTCAATTGTTCTTCTGGTTTTTTCAGGTTTAACTTTGTTAACTTATCAACGTAATGTCGATTGGCGCAGTTCGGTTTCAATTTATCGTGATTGTGCTGAAAAAGCCCCCTTGAAAGCGAGAAATTACGCCGGGTTATCCAAGGCTTACAGTTCTGAAGGAAAGTATGAGGAGGCGATAGCGGCCGCTGAACAGGCGATCAGTCTTTCCCGGAAAAACTACGAGGAATACTGGGCTGCGGCATGTAATCTGCTGGCGGCTGAAATATCGGTAAACGGTTATCTCGGTGCAATTGCAAGAGGAGAAGCTCTGCTTGCCGGCGCCCCCAAGGAGGCAAAAAGAGATGCGTTGCCCTTTTTCCTTGGTAATCTAGGCATAGCCTATTTCAAGGTAGGAGAATACGAGAAAGCCATTTCCACGCTAAATGATTCTTTGCGATATTCATTGTTATTTAAAGACCAGTCCGCGACAGTCAAGACCATGGCGCGTTTATTTCTGGCCCATAAGAAACTTTTTGAAGAAAATAAGCAAATCAGTTCTAACCAAGAGTTTGAAAAATGTGCTAATGAATATGCAAGTTTAAAGCTGACAGACGTATTGATTGAATGTTGTGAGTTTGAGCGGGCTTTGAATGTCTGTCGCGCCGGCCTGAGTGCTAATGGTGAAAATTCTCAATTGAAAGCCAGGCTGGAAAACATAGAAAAAACCATTGCATCCAATAATCTGCAGAAAGATAAGGGAACCTTGCAGGAAAAATATTTTTTTAAGGCTTGGCACAGCTCTTCTCATTTTATGATGGGACTGATTTATTTTTTACAAAAATATAATTTCTCCTTGGATCCTTTGCTGGCGTATTGCTTTCACAACCTGGAGGAAAAAGATGTTTTTCCCGTAGACTTTAACTTACTGTATTCCTGGTATTTCTTTAAAAAAAACGACTATCTCACGGCCTTACAAAAAATAGAGGCGGCTTTATCCCTGGATCCATTTTATGCCCAGTTATGGGTTAATAAAGGAATGTATCTGCTGGCGATGGGTGAGCGGGATAAAGCCGGCCGGTCCCTCAAGAGAGCCTTGGAGCTTTTTCCGGCTTATCCTCAAAAAAATAAGGTTCTGGCCATGATACAGCTGGTTGATAGTGATGGTGAAGTAAGGTTCTGAGGTCTTGTTGTTTTTTAGCTCGGCCCTGTTTTTTATGGTGCATTTTTCTGGATTAATGTGGTTGCGGAGGGGAAAAATGAGTGAGAACAAAGCAGTTGATGGTTTTACCCTGGTTGAGTTGATGATTACCGTCGCTATCCTGGCCGTGTTGGCGGCCGTCGCCATTCCGTTGTATGCAAACTATGTCGACCGCGCCAAGCAGGCGGATGCGATTATCGGCCTGAAAGCGGCGCAGATGGCCCAGGAACAATTTTTCAGCGAGAATGGTGTTTATTCGAATACGATTGATATCCTGCCGGGTTTTGCCGATGCGTCGGTAAATAACTCCTATGTCAAGGGTGAATATACGCTCAGTGCGAACGCCACCACAGCGCCATCCTTTTCGATTGTGGCGGTCAGGGTTGTCGGTGGCGCGACCGATCGCTGGACGATCAGTCATACCAATATCGACCCGGTCTGTGATACCTCGGTGGCAGGGATTAAGGGGTATTCGGTTTTCAGATGGATCTTTGATTGAGGTCTTTTGCGCTTGAAATTGTCTGCGATAATACCGGCGGGCTGAGTTACTTTATAGAGGGATGTGAAAATCAATGGTGCAAGAGGCGGTGAAGGTTGCGGTTGTCGGCAGTGGTTACTGGGGGCGGAACCTGGTGCGTAATTTTTATCAATTGGGGGTTTTGGCTGCAGTCTGTGACAGAAGTCCTGAAAGTCTGCAATCTGTCAAACACAGTTTTCCGGAAGTTTTAGTCACCTCGTCATATGATCAGATTCTGTCTGATTCCTTTATTTCCGCTATCGCGATTGCCACCCCGGCGGAAATGCATTACCCGATGGTTTGTAAGGCCCTGGCTGCGGGCAAGGATGTTTTTGTAGAAAAACCTCTCAGTCTGACCGCCGACTATGGTGAAGATCTGGTTCGCAGAGCCTCGGCAGCTAAGGCCATCCTAATGGTCGGGCATTTGCTTTGGTATCATCCGGCCGTGCTTAAAATTAAAGAGATGATAGATGCCGGTTTACTGGGTCGTTTGCAATATATTTATTCAAACCGTCTCAACCTTGGCAAGATTCGTCGCGAGGAAAATATTTTATGGTCGTTCGCCCCGCACGACATTTCCGTAATTCTGGGGTTGGTTGGTGAAACTCCGGATCGGGTTACGGCTGGCGGTGGGAATTTTCTTAATCCCAGGCTTGCCGATGTAACTTTAAGCCAGCTGAGTTTTCCTTCTGGAGTACAGGCCCACATTTTTGTTTCCTGGCTGCACCCGTTTAAGGAACAGCGCCTGGTAGTTGTCGGTGAACGTTGCATGGTGGTTTTTAATGATACCGATCCTGATCCCGATAATAAATTGCTGCTCTATCCTCACACAATTGAATGGCGCGGGGTTGAGCCTGTACCATGTAAGGCTGCTGCGGAAAAAGTTCCTTTGCCGGCCGTAGAGCCGTTGCGTGAGGAACTCAAACATTTCCTTGCCTGTCTGGTG
This portion of the Pseudomonadota bacterium genome encodes:
- a CDS encoding oxidoreductase, whose translation is MVQEAVKVAVVGSGYWGRNLVRNFYQLGVLAAVCDRSPESLQSVKHSFPEVLVTSSYDQILSDSFISAIAIATPAEMHYPMVCKALAAGKDVFVEKPLSLTADYGEDLVRRASAAKAILMVGHLLWYHPAVLKIKEMIDAGLLGRLQYIYSNRLNLGKIRREENILWSFAPHDISVILGLVGETPDRVTAGGGNFLNPRLADVTLSQLSFPSGVQAHIFVSWLHPFKEQRLVVVGERCMVVFNDTDPDPDNKLLLYPHTIEWRGVEPVPCKAAAEKVPLPAVEPLREELKHFLACLVSREQPRTDGLEGVAVLKVLEQCQLSLSRDRERGKTINYSTSARLAYDIHPTAVVEEGVTIGAGVKIWHFSHLMKGCEIGENSIIGQNVVVAPNVKVGRGCKIQNNVSLFSGVELADEVFLGPSMVFTNVINPRAHISRKHEFRRTRVGYRATIGANATVVCGNDIGRYAFVGAAAVVTHAVPDHALVLGNPARQAGWVCDCNQRLVFEQALALCPDCGRRFRLVADQVFEIKE